In the Rhizobium sp. SSA_523 genome, AACCTCCATCCAACCGCGCTCGACCGGCGGAACAAAGCCGCAGCCCTGTCCGTTGTGGGGGCAAGAACAGGTAACCGGAAAGGCAACCCATCATGAGCATTGTTGGCACGCAGGTCATTGCGGAAGGAAGCGGCAACGCTGGCTATACCGTCGAATTCGTCGAGGAGAATGGCGATGTGATATCCGTCAGCCTCCGGTCAAAGACGGCGGATGTAAACCGCGGCAATGCGGTGGCCAAGGCCAAGGAATTCCTGGGACGCGTGGTATCGAGCGGCGAATTGCCGGACGAAATGGTGGATGCGGATAATCAGGATGGCCGCGGCGCCGCCGTGGCAAGCACGCATCAGACGCGGCAGGACAAGGAAGACCAGTTGCAGGAGGGCCTGGAAGACAGCTTCCCCGCCAGCGACCCTGTTTCGGCCACCATCACCTCCATTCCCGGTAGCGATCAGCGCCGCTAATCGGCCCAGCCGATCATTGACCAATAAGACACGCCCGGCCGCATAAGATGCAGCCGGGCGTTTTGCCGCGTACAGATCCAATTGACTTTCGGGACCGTTCTGGCTTTGCAGTAGTTACGAACATGCTGCACCACGAACGACAGGATTGCGTGCGGCGATGGCACGCATGCCCCATGAGGTCGAAATGACGAGAGACACCGGTTCGACGGCGCAAGCAAAGGCCGTCCTTGGAAACAAAGTCAGCGCCAAGGTCGCCGATCTGCTGACCGAAATCGAGAAGGAGCCGGTGCCGGACCGGCTGATGGAGCTTGCCCTGCAATTGCAGAAAGCCCTCAACGAGAAACTCGACCAGTCGCCTGCGGGTTGACCTTTGCCTGGGGGCCCGTCCGGTTCCGCCGGCAACGAGCCGAATGCCGGTCCGGTCTCCGGTTCACAGCCTGACCCTCAATCGACCTGAACGGGCGTGACCGTGTCAATGCGCACCGTACCCGACACGACCTCCCTCGGACCCTCCGCGCTGAAACGTCCCGTCCCGTCCTCGATGACCGTATAAAGTTTCTCGCTGCGGAAGGCGCTGGCCATATCCGTGGAATTTCCCTCCGCCGGCAGCGCGTCGATCTCCGTATAATCCAGTTCCGCGGCCATGGCGACCAGCCTTGCATCGCCCGTCGTGCGCGCCCGCACAACCACTTCGCCCTGTGGGGGCCGGTCCATCCATTGCGGATCGTCCAGAGGCGCGGTCGGTACCAGACGGTAGATTTTCAGTTGCTCTTCCATCGATCAGTCTCCTCGGCTGCCTGCAAATTTAGGATCGCGCGGAGCGGAGCTCCGTGCCTTTCGCCGCAAACGTCCGGTATCGGCCATTCGTTCCCTGAGGAACTTGCACCGGCATGTGCTGTTCGGCCAGTCACACCGTCAATACCGGACCGATCCGAGGAGGAGATTGGCATGCAGGGGCCCGGCACCTGTTTTCATCTATGCGTCGACATGCAGAGAATGTTTGCCGAGGATACGCCCTGGCACATTCCGTGGATGCAGCGCGTGCGCGAACCGCTGGCCGAATTGGCGCGGGTGCATGCGCAATCGACCATATTCACCCGCTTCGTGCCGCCAATGGAGGCCGCCGAGGCCAATGGCATGTGGCGATCCTATTTCCGGAAATGGTCGAACATGACACGCCGGGCGCTGGGCGAGGAGATGATCGACCTCCTGCCGGAACTGAGGGCGCTCGTGCCACCGGCTCTTGTCTTCGACAAAGCTGTCTACTCGCCCTGGCAAGACGGACGCCTGCACCGCTTCCTCGTCGAGCGGAAGGTCGACACGCTGGTGATCACCGGCGGCGAAACCGATGTCTGCGTCCTGGCGGCCGTGCTCGGCGCGGTCGATCACGGCTATCGCAATATTCTGGTCAGCGATGCGATTTGCAGCGGCTCCGACGAAACCCACGACGATTCGCTCGACCTCTTCGCACGACGCTTTTCCGCGCAGCTGCAATTGATGACGACTCAGGAGGTCCTCGACTGGTGGCGCTAGGCGGAACAAAGGGCGGCCCGGCGGGTTGGGTCTGTATCGATCCGACATAGTTGGAAGGAGAACACCATGCGACACCAACCGGACCCTAATGGCAAACCCGGCGAGACCTCGCAATGGCCGCGCTGGGAAGGTCCAGCCGAAAACCGCCCGAGCGGTTACGTGCAGGGCGAGGCCGACATTTTCGCCGATGATCCGATCGGCGAGAAGAAGCGCCGCGCCAACGACTATCCGACGCAGGATCCGCCGAACCGGGAGGATGACGATGGCCGATAATCTCTGGTTTTTCGCCGTCGCCATCGGCCCCGTGCTGCTCGGTGCAGCCGTGGTCTATGCCATGATGCGCCAGCGGCGCCTGTCCCGCCCGGAACAGATCCAGCAGGATCACGCCGTGCAGGAGCTTTACGAGAAGCCGACACAGCGCACGCCCTGACGGAACGCCCTGACGGAACTTCAGACAATCTCAAGATTCGTCCGCGCCGGGCCTAACCGTCTGGAACTTTACACGATCCGCCAGGTTAGGCCGCCGTGGATGGAACACCATCCGATAGAACAATCCAGGAGAGAAACACCATGGCTGCAACGAAGACACTGGACGACCTTTTTTACGAGACCTTGAAAGACATTTATTACGCTGAACGCAAGATCGCCAAGGCGCTGCCGAAAATGGCCCGCGCCGCCCAGAGCGACGAGCTGAAGCAGGCATTCCAGCATCACAAGGACGAAACCGAAGGCCAGATCGAAAGGCTGCAGCAGGTCTTTGAACTGATCGGCAAGCGCGCCCGCGGCAAGACCTGCGCCGCCATCGAAGGCATTATCGAAGAAGGCGAGGAGATCATGGAGGAATTCAAGGGAACTCCTGCGCTTGACGCCGGCCTTCTCGCCGCTGCCCAGGCTGTCGAACATTACGAGATCAGCCGCTACGGTACGCTTCGTGCCTGGGCCAAGCAGCTCGGCATGAAGGAAGCTGTTACGCTGCTCGAGCAGACGCTTGCGGAAGAAGAGCAGACCGATGAGAAGCTGACCGGCCTTGCCGAGAACACGGTCAATGCCGCTGCCAAAAAGGCAGCCTGACCCAGCACGAAAAGGCCAGGGCTCCACACACCACATAAGATGGTGAGCTCCTGTTTTCTTGAAGAGCGCCCGCATGCAAATCGCATGCGGGCTTTCTTGTCTTAAACGGCATGTCCGCACGGAACCAGGATCGTCTGAAGGCTATCATGCGCACAGGATAAGGCCCGCTGCGGAGGCTTCCGCGCGGGCCCTTGTCGTCGTCATACCTGTCATCGTCCGGCTTTGCCTGGCTGAAGCCGCGCCGGCGGAACTTACCAGGGGTGGTGGTTGACCGGTCCGCTGACCTTGATCATCTCGCCACTCACTTCCATGCGCCGAAAGATCGGCCGACGGGTGGTTTCCAGATGCCTGTGTGCGTGATCGCTCGCGGCCTTCAGGGCCAGGTCGTAGCAGGGGTAAGATGGTGAAGGCTGGCCATCGAAAATATAGATCCAGCCTGTCTCATGCGGAATGATGTCGAAGCGCTTTTCCATGGTCGGACTCCTCCTTGCCCAGCGCCCGAACGTCCGGAAGAGGAAGAAGTTCCTTGCTCAGACGAAAAAGTTAAAAATTCCTTCAGCCGAAGAAAAGAGTTGCGTGCGGTCGTTGCACCGCACACATTCTTCAGATCCTGTGGAACCTTCTGGGTTGCAATTCGTTTTCATGCTCGGGTCAATGGAGAGGAAAATGGCGGTATCGGAAGATTGGATTAAGGACCGGGCCTACGCCCTTTGGGAAGAAGAAGGCCGTCCGCATGGCAAGCACGCCGAACATTGGCAGCGTGCGGCAAAGGAATATCAAGCGCTTAACGGCAAGCAGACCGGAAAGCCGAACGGCAAATCGGCCGGTAAGTCCGCGGGCAAGTCAGCGGGCAAGGGCGCAGACAAGGCGGCTACGAAAGCGGCGGCCAAGGCGGTGAAGTCCTCCGGCAAGACGGCGCAGAAGCCGGCTGGCGCCGAGGCATCCGACACCGCAACGACCGAGGCCAAGCCGGCCGCCGGCATGCAGGACGATGCTGCAGGTTCCGCAGCAAAGACTGTGGCAACAGCGTCTTCCGCAAAATCGTCCGATAAAACTGGTTCCAAGACTGGCTCCAGGCCTGGCGCCAAGTCCGGTTCGAAGTCTTCTGAAAAGCCTGCCGGCAAGACGGCTGCAAAGGCCGCCGCTCAGACCTCGACCGAGGCTGCCAGCGCAAGGCCGGAGTCATCGCAAACCCCTGCCTCATCCAAGACGGCCTCCCGCGGCAAATCCGCCTCGGGCGACGCACAGTCCGGACAGGCCACAGCGGCGGAAGCCTCGCAGAAACCGGCCGCGGCGGCATCCAAACCGACGGACGCTTCGGCCAAGCAGCGGACGCGCAAGCCCAACGCTTGAGCGTCTGTTCCAGGACCAATTCATTCTGACCGTCGCGGATTGTTCTGCGGCGGCGCGTCATTTGTTTTTCTTGGTTGTGACATGCTCCTGAATTCTTGCTTCCATTCCTTTTGCCCTGCCGGCTGGAACGCTCACCCATGCCCGGACGTTTGCTCACACGCAATCAGCGCGTGGAGGAGATCGCAATGATGAATGCACCCTCTGCTTTCGACGATCGCCGCAGCGGCCCCAGCGGGGAACGTTTCGGAGGTCATAACCTTCGCAAGAGGGACATGCCGCGGATGAAGGTGCTTTCTGTCACATCTGAACTCTTCCCTCTCGTCAAAACCGGCGGGCTTGCCGACGTTACCGGTTCCCTGCCAAAATCGCTGGCCCTCAGCGGTGTCGAGACAACGACCCTGCTGCCGGCCTATCCGGTCGTGCTGGAAAAGGTCGGCCAGACATCCATACTGATGAGCTTCGACGATCTTCTCGGCGAGCGGGCAAATCTCCTGCACGCCAGGGCGCATGGACTCGACCTCCTATTGCTGGACGCGCCCGGCCTCTATCACCGGTCGGGCGGCCCCTATGTCGATGCCGAAGGCCGCGACCATGCCGACAATTGGCGCCGCTTTGCAGCGCTCTCCTATGCCGCGGCCGAAATCGCCGCTGGCGCCCTCCCCGGCTGGCAGCCGGATCTCGTCCATACGCATGATTGGCAATCGGCGCTGACCTCCGTCTACATGCGGGAAATGGGTTGCGACCTGCCGGTGGTGCTGACCATCCACAATCTCGCCTTCCAGGGCCAGTTCAGCCGCGACCATCTCGCCGCGATCGGCTTGAGCGAGCGCGTCTTCACCACGGAATGCCTCGAATATTTCGGCGATATCAGCTATCTGAAGGGCGGTCTCCAGACCGCCGATATCATCACGACTGTCAGCCCGACCTATGCACGCGAAATCCTCACCTCCCGCTTCGGCATGGGCCTGGACGGGGTGCTGAACGAGCGGGTGATGGCGTTGCGGGGGATTGTCAACGGCATCGATCTCGATGTCTGGAACCCTTCGACCGATCCCTATCTGCCGCGCAATTACGATGCCACCAGTCTGAAGCGCAAGCGGGAGAACCGCAGCGTCCTGCTTGAACGCTTCGGCCTGGAACAGGATGGCGGCCCGGTCTTCTCGGCCGTCACCCGCCTGACCTGGCAGAAGGGCATGGACATGTTTGCCGATGCGGCAGACGAAGTCCTCTATCAGGGCGGCAAGGTCATCGTCTTTGGTCAGGGCGACCAGGCGATCGAGGAAGCCCTGCGGGCCACGGCCCGCCGTTTCCCGGGACGCATGGCCGTTCATGTCGGCTATGATGAGCCGACGGCGCATTTAATCCATGGCGGGTCCGATGCCATTGTCCAGCCCTCGCGCTTTGAGCCCTGCGGCCTGACGCAGCTCTATGCCCTGCGCTATGGCTGCGTGCCGGTCGTCTCACGCACCGGCGGCCTCTCGGAAACGATCATCGATGCCAATGATGCGGCCATGTCCGCACGCGTTGCCACCGGATTCCAGTTCCATCCGGTCAATACCGATGGTCTTCGGCTTGCGCTGCGCCGTGCCCTCGACACCTATGCGGATACCCGCAACTGGGCCCGCCTGCAGAACCAGGGCATGAAGACCCGCTTTTCCTGGGAACGCAGTGCCGAGAAATACGCCGGCATCTATGTCAACCTCATCAAGCGGCGGGCCGAAGCACCGCGCGGACGTTCGCTCGGCGCCTGAAATCTTTTCTTCTGAGTTCGAGACAGCCGGGATGCCAGACATCCCGGCCTATCATCGCGCGCCGCCTGGCGATCGGATCCGCCGCCACAGGCAACTTTCCAGCCTATACGAAGACAGCCGGACCTTTTCGGGTCCGGCTGTCTTTGCGCATGTCTGACGTTCTTTGTAAATCAGCCGCGGCGGAAGACTGCGAGGCTGCGGCCTTCCAGATCGAAATCCTCGTCCTGGTCGATTTCCTGGCCGCGGATCGACGGATCGGCCGTGGTCATTTCGAGGATCCATTTGCCCTTGTTGAGCGGCGGGATCTTGAACGGCACCTGCCCGTCGAACGGGTTGAACAGCATCAGCACATCCGACCAGATACCCTTCTGGCCTTCGAGATCGCGGCGGCCGAGATGCAGGCCGAGCGTCGTGCCTTCCAGCCAGTGTTCCGGCTGCTGATAGCCGCCGCCGGCATTGAACCAGTTGACTTCCATGCCGTCGCGCCAGTTCTCGCGGCGGAAGATCGGTTGTGTCTGGCGCAGCTTGATCAGGTGCGTGGTGAAGTTGCGCAGCGCCTCGTTGGTTTCCGGCAGGCCTTCCCACTGGACCCAGGAAATCTCGCTGTCCTGGCAATAGCCGTTATTGTTGCCCATCTGCGAGCGGCCGAACTCGTCGCCGGCGAGAAGCATGGGCGTCCCGTGCGACAAAAAGAGCGTGGCGAGGAAGTTGCGCTTCTGGCGTTCGCGAACCGCATTGATGCCCTCGTCCTCGGTCGGACCCTCGGCACCATAATTATAGCTGCGATTGTCGTTATGGCCGTCATTATTGTCTTCGCCATTCGCATCGTTGTGCTTCTCGTTGTAGGAAACGAGATCGTTCAGCGTGAAGCCGTCATGCGCTGCGATGAAATTGACGCTCGACCAGGGCCGGCGGCCACGCAGATCGTAGATATCGCCGGAGCCCAGCAGGCGGGCGGCAAAATCCGGGGCGGTATTGTTGTCGCCCTTCCAGTATTCGCGCGTCGTGTCACGATATTTGTCGTTCCACTCGGCCCAGCCGGGCGGGAAACCACCGACCTGATAGCCGCCGGGGCCGATGTCCCAGGGCTCGCCGATCAGCTTGACGCGTGACAGGATCGGGCACTGGGTGATCACGTCGAAGAAGCCGCCACGCTGGTCGAAGCCTTCCGGCTCGCGGCCGAGAATGGTCCCCAGATCGAAGCGGAAACCATCGACATGCATGTGCTCGACCCAATAGCGCAGCGAATCCATGATCATCTGCAGCACGCGGGGATGCGAGGTGTTGACGGTGTTACCCGTGCCCGTATCGTTGATATAGTAACGGTGGTTATCGGGCAGCGTGCGGTAATAGGAGAAGTTGTCGATCCCCTTGAACGACAGGGTCGGCCCGAGCTCGTTGCCCTCCGCCGTGTGGTTGTAGACCACGTCGAGGATGACCTCGATCCCGGCATCGTGGAAGGCGCGCACCATGTCCCGGAAGCCCTGGATGCCCTGCGGACCGTAATAGCGCGAGGCCGGCGCGAAGAAGCCGATCGTGTTATAACCCCAGAAATTGTGCAGGCCCTTGTCCAGAAGATGCTGGTCGTCCGGGAATTCGTGCACCGGCATCAGCTCGACGGATGTGATGCCGAGGTTCTTGATGTAATCCACGGTCGCCTTGTGGCCCATGCCCTCGAAGGTGCCGCGCAGCTCACTGGGAATGCCCGGGTTGAGCTGCGAGAAACCTTTGACATGCGTTTCATAAAGAATGGTCGAGGGCCAGCTGATCGATGGGCGCTTGTCGGCGCTCCAGTCGAAGGAGGACGGATCGATAACCCGGCACTTGGGCGTGAACGGCGCGCTGTCGCGCTCGTCGAAGGTCAGATCCTTGTCGTCATGATAGATGTCATAGGCGAAATGCGCATCGTTCCAGTCGAACTGACCCACCAGTTCGCGGGCATAGGGATCGACCAGCAGCTTGTTCGGGTTGAACCTGTGTCCGTTTTCCGGATCGAAGGGGCCGTGGACGCGATAGCCATAGAGCTGGCCGGGCTTGATGCCGGGCAGATAGCCGTGCCAGATTTCGTGCGTATATTCGGGCAGTTCGACGCGGGCGATCTCGGTCTTTCCGCTCGGATCGAAGAGGCAAAGCTCCACCCTCTCGGCATGGGCCGAGAAGATCGCGAAATTGGTGCCCTTGCCGTCAAAATTGGCACCGAGCTCAAGCCAGGAGCCCGGTTCTGCAGTGATCGTCTTTATATTGCTGTCCATGCCGCACCTTGTTGTGGATGTGCGCAAACAAAGCGCCACCGGACAAAACGTTCCCTGTCCCATAAAAAGAAGCGTCTACTTCGCTGGGACCTCGGTTTTGCCGGGGATATCCCCGCCCGTTCCCGAGACCGGAGTGGGATCACGCGATGCGGGTGCGGTATTACCATCCAGCTGGCTCTGCGGCGGCGTATTGTCCACAGCATCGCTCTGCTCGTCTTCGCCGCCGGAACAACCGGCAAGCAGGCCGAGCCCGATGACTGCCACACAAAGATAGGTCTTCATGCGCTTGCTCCTTTCGAGGATGGCTGCGTCTTGCGGTGCGCGTCGCGGCGGCTGTCGATCGCGACGATCTTCTCCACGGCCGCGATATCGGCCTCCGCCACGGCGGGGATCGGGTCGGATGCGATCGCCTCCAGCACTTCGTCGGAAATGGCACCGTTTCGAATGACGTATTCCAACGCCTCCCGGGTGGCGCGTTCGGCCTTCAGCTGAGCGTAAAGTGCAAGAATGAGCCGATCGCGAAGATCGTGTCCGGGCGCTGCACTGCCTCGAGAGGTCTGTTCCACGTCTATCCTCCAGCTTTTTTTACCTTGCGACAGAACTTTCCAGCCGGCTTTATTGTTCCCCCTTTCCGCGACAGCCCGGCACTTCGGGCCCGTTCGCACCACAGGAGAGCCTCGACGCCTATGACCGTTCTTACCCCCGCCGATCTGGAAGGAAAGCTGAACGCCCACCGGGAGCTGATGATCGACTTCATTGCCGCTCTGCTTGGCGGAGAAGAGAGCATCAAGGATTTCACCCGCCGTCTGGCCGATGACTCCAACTTCAAGGATCATGAGGAAGATCCCGGTATCGTCCCGGGCGAGGGCCTGGCGATCGAAACCAGCGCGGCCACCGAAATCCGCTCCATTCTCGAAGCCGCCCGCGCCAGAGCCGCTGCAACCGCGCGGCAGGCGAAGGCACAGCCTCCGGCCTGACACGAAAGCTCTTGGGCCCCGTCGATGCGAGGCTGATCCCGCTTTGCCGCGGGCTCCGCTTCACCCTTCTCTATCCCTTGCCGAAATCGCCTTTGGGTTAACGAACCGCCATCTCGCCGCCGGAATCGGGTCGCATTCTTCACATGTGGGGCGGAAATGTGGAACCTGCCGATGGGTCAATCGTTGATGAGGCAGAAGATGGGAGAAAGATCATGACCAGAGAATGGGTTGAAGCTGCCAGTGTCGTCCTGACCATTGCCGTCTGCTACATGCTGATCGTTCCCATCTGAGTGGATGCTGCGGCCAGGTGGCCGCAGGCGATCACTGCTGTGGCATGCCGCTTGCAAAATAGGCGGACAGATTTTCGATATCGGCGTCCGTCAACTCATGTGCGGCGCGCGCCATGAGATGGGAGAAGCGGGTTCCACCACGCTCACCCTCCCGGAACAGATGAAGCTGGCGTGACAGATAGGGCACGCTCTGGCCGACCAGGCTGGGATAAAGCGGATTGCCATCGGGCTTTTCATGACAGCTGAGACAGGCCGGGATCCGATCTTCGGGCCGTCCTGTCATTGCGAGAACCCGTCCGGCGGCAATATCGGCCCCGCGCGGATTTCCCTCCTCCGGCACGGCCGGCCTGCGCGGCTGCTGCGCAAAATAGGCCGCGAACTCTCCCGTTTCCGTTGCGTCCATGCCGTGAATTGCCGTCGCCATGACGCCGCTTGCCCGGTTGCCCTGGGCATAGGCGATCAGGCTTTCGCGCAGATAGGCTTCCGATTGTCCGGCAAGGCTCGGGATCAGGCTCCGGCCATTCAGGCGGTTTTCGTCATGGCAGGAGGCGCAGGTCAAGCGCCCGTCATCCGCGCCACCATTATCGGCATGCACGCCGGACAGCTGCCGGTAACGCTCGGCATCCATCGACGGCATGGCGCGCAGAAAGGCGACCATTGCCCAGACCTCATCCGGCCGCGTCTGAACCGGCCAGGCGGGCATGCCGGTAAAGCGCACGCCATGCTGGACGATCTGGAAAAGCTCGGCATCGGTCCAGGTCGGAATGTCGTCCTTCAGGTCCGGCGGAACCGGCAGCATGCCGAAAACGACGGCCGGCCGCCCCTGGGCGGGAGATCCGTGGCACATGGCACAGGCCTGCGCGTAATGTCCGGCACCGAGCGGCAGCATTTCGGGATTGTCGAGCGGCGGAACCTCTGTGCCAAGCGCTGCGGTGCGGGTGGAATTGCGCATGGACCAATGGAGGAACCAGTCGGTGATCGCCCAGTGGCCACTCGACGCTCCGATCCCGAAGACGCCGGACCAGGCGACGAACAGACCGATAAAGGGTGCGGCTATGGCGGCTGCAATCACATATTTCCAGCGGATGAACATCAGCCCTCCTTCGCCTGAGCCGTTTGCGGCGCGTTCAATGTGCGGGCAAGCAGCGTTACGCCGCCGGCGAGGTAGACCGCGGCGCCGACAAGCAGCATGACCACGCCCCCCACCTGCTGGTCCTGCCCGGCGGAAAGGGTCGCGCCGAAACAGGTCACGAACCCCTCGCCGTAGAGCGGCCTTGGCGATAGCGCGAGCAGGGCGCCGAGCAGGGTCATGTGCATGGAGGTGAACAGAAGCCCCAGCGTCCCGCCAAGCCGCCGCTGGTCCCGCTCCTCGCCGCCGCCGCCAAAGCAGGAGAGCCACAAGATCAGGCCCGCCGCGAGGAAGGAGGCCTGCTCCAGCGCCCGCACCAGCGGCATGCTTTCCGACAGTGCCCGAAACGAGGGAAGGTGCCAGCCCCAGACGGCGACGAGCTCGATCAGGGACGCAATGAGCGGCGTGAAGATCGCGTGGCGGGAGACGAAATCGAGGCTCGTGCCCGAAATGCCGATGGCGAGAAGCGGTGCGGCGCCGGCGACCACGGCCATGTGGACGATCATGTGCACCGCAAAGGACGCGCCGTCGCCGAGCACCAGCAGCAGCCACGCGCCAAGCAGCAGTCCCAGGCCACAGATCGGTGCCGCCTTCCTCATGCCTGGCACTCCGCCAGGAAAATCAGCGGAATGGCCGTAAAGACGACGGCAACGAAGCTGAGGCCGGACAAAAGCAGCGTCGCGAAGCCCTGAAAGCGACGCCGGTCGAGATCGGTCGCCCCGGCATGCGGCGGGTCCTCCGAGCCAAAACCCCATTGCCGGTAGGCCAGATAGGCGGCAAAGACAATGAAGGCGAGCGCGGCGACGGTGAAGCCGGACAGGATCAGCCGGTAGCTGTCGAAGCTCAGTCCGAAGAGCCCCGGCTTCGCGCAATAAACGGCCATGACGACATAGCAGACGATGAAATGCAGAGCCCAGACCGCGGGTGAGGTGAAGAGGGTCCACAGACTTTCGACTTCGCGGGGTATGACGCTTTTCATCCATGTCACCTCAAGCTGGGAAACAGGCCGATAATGGCGAAGGTCGCCACCGCCGTGACGGCCATGAAGTGAAAATAGAGCACGACATTGTGCAGGTCCTGGTCATAGGTGGCGGTCAGGCGGCCGGCATAGCTGCGCGCCAGGCAATAGAGCTGCATGATCACCCCCACCGCCGCGTGGACGGAGGTCCAGATCACCAGAACCCAGACAATGGCCGGATAGACGTGAAGCGTCGGCTGCATCTCATGGACATAAGGACCCATCAGCCCGCATGCCGTGCCTGCCGCCGTTGCGACGAAGGAGAGGGCGATCAATAAGCGCGTCAGTCCCGGCCGGTCCCTGTCATTGGTGGTCCGCGAGGCGAGCATCAGCGCCCAGGCCACCGCAAACAGGAAAAGCGCCAGCATCGGCCAGAAGAGACCCGGACCGGCAAGGCCGGCGGTGAAATCCTCGTGGATCGTCCAGTAGAAGAAATAGCCGAAGGCGAGGCTGGCAAAGGCCGTTCCATCACCCACCATGGTGATGAACATGGCCCACCAGCCGACCGAGGCGGGACCGG is a window encoding:
- a CDS encoding cysteine hydrolase family protein, producing MQGPGTCFHLCVDMQRMFAEDTPWHIPWMQRVREPLAELARVHAQSTIFTRFVPPMEAAEANGMWRSYFRKWSNMTRRALGEEMIDLLPELRALVPPALVFDKAVYSPWQDGRLHRFLVERKVDTLVITGGETDVCVLAAVLGAVDHGYRNILVSDAICSGSDETHDDSLDLFARRFSAQLQLMTTQEVLDWWR
- a CDS encoding ferritin-like domain-containing protein, with protein sequence MAATKTLDDLFYETLKDIYYAERKIAKALPKMARAAQSDELKQAFQHHKDETEGQIERLQQVFELIGKRARGKTCAAIEGIIEEGEEIMEEFKGTPALDAGLLAAAQAVEHYEISRYGTLRAWAKQLGMKEAVTLLEQTLAEEEQTDEKLTGLAENTVNAAAKKAA
- a CDS encoding DUF2934 domain-containing protein, which gives rise to MVGLLLAQRPNVRKRKKFLAQTKKLKIPSAEEKSCVRSLHRTHSSDPVEPSGLQFVFMLGSMERKMAVSEDWIKDRAYALWEEEGRPHGKHAEHWQRAAKEYQALNGKQTGKPNGKSAGKSAGKSAGKGADKAATKAAAKAVKSSGKTAQKPAGAEASDTATTEAKPAAGMQDDAAGSAAKTVATASSAKSSDKTGSKTGSRPGAKSGSKSSEKPAGKTAAKAAAQTSTEAASARPESSQTPASSKTASRGKSASGDAQSGQATAAEASQKPAAAASKPTDASAKQRTRKPNA
- the glgA gene encoding glycogen synthase GlgA yields the protein MKVLSVTSELFPLVKTGGLADVTGSLPKSLALSGVETTTLLPAYPVVLEKVGQTSILMSFDDLLGERANLLHARAHGLDLLLLDAPGLYHRSGGPYVDAEGRDHADNWRRFAALSYAAAEIAAGALPGWQPDLVHTHDWQSALTSVYMREMGCDLPVVLTIHNLAFQGQFSRDHLAAIGLSERVFTTECLEYFGDISYLKGGLQTADIITTVSPTYAREILTSRFGMGLDGVLNERVMALRGIVNGIDLDVWNPSTDPYLPRNYDATSLKRKRENRSVLLERFGLEQDGGPVFSAVTRLTWQKGMDMFADAADEVLYQGGKVIVFGQGDQAIEEALRATARRFPGRMAVHVGYDEPTAHLIHGGSDAIVQPSRFEPCGLTQLYALRYGCVPVVSRTGGLSETIIDANDAAMSARVATGFQFHPVNTDGLRLALRRALDTYADTRNWARLQNQGMKTRFSWERSAEKYAGIYVNLIKRRAEAPRGRSLGA
- the glgX gene encoding glycogen debranching protein GlgX codes for the protein MDSNIKTITAEPGSWLELGANFDGKGTNFAIFSAHAERVELCLFDPSGKTEIARVELPEYTHEIWHGYLPGIKPGQLYGYRVHGPFDPENGHRFNPNKLLVDPYARELVGQFDWNDAHFAYDIYHDDKDLTFDERDSAPFTPKCRVIDPSSFDWSADKRPSISWPSTILYETHVKGFSQLNPGIPSELRGTFEGMGHKATVDYIKNLGITSVELMPVHEFPDDQHLLDKGLHNFWGYNTIGFFAPASRYYGPQGIQGFRDMVRAFHDAGIEVILDVVYNHTAEGNELGPTLSFKGIDNFSYYRTLPDNHRYYINDTGTGNTVNTSHPRVLQMIMDSLRYWVEHMHVDGFRFDLGTILGREPEGFDQRGGFFDVITQCPILSRVKLIGEPWDIGPGGYQVGGFPPGWAEWNDKYRDTTREYWKGDNNTAPDFAARLLGSGDIYDLRGRRPWSSVNFIAAHDGFTLNDLVSYNEKHNDANGEDNNDGHNDNRSYNYGAEGPTEDEGINAVRERQKRNFLATLFLSHGTPMLLAGDEFGRSQMGNNNGYCQDSEISWVQWEGLPETNEALRNFTTHLIKLRQTQPIFRRENWRDGMEVNWFNAGGGYQQPEHWLEGTTLGLHLGRRDLEGQKGIWSDVLMLFNPFDGQVPFKIPPLNKGKWILEMTTADPSIRGQEIDQDEDFDLEGRSLAVFRRG
- a CDS encoding c-type cytochrome, whose amino-acid sequence is MFIRWKYVIAAAIAAPFIGLFVAWSGVFGIGASSGHWAITDWFLHWSMRNSTRTAALGTEVPPLDNPEMLPLGAGHYAQACAMCHGSPAQGRPAVVFGMLPVPPDLKDDIPTWTDAELFQIVQHGVRFTGMPAWPVQTRPDEVWAMVAFLRAMPSMDAERYRQLSGVHADNGGADDGRLTCASCHDENRLNGRSLIPSLAGQSEAYLRESLIAYAQGNRASGVMATAIHGMDATETGEFAAYFAQQPRRPAVPEEGNPRGADIAAGRVLAMTGRPEDRIPACLSCHEKPDGNPLYPSLVGQSVPYLSRQLHLFREGERGGTRFSHLMARAAHELTDADIENLSAYFASGMPQQ
- a CDS encoding cytochrome c oxidase assembly protein, with protein sequence MRKAAPICGLGLLLGAWLLLVLGDGASFAVHMIVHMAVVAGAAPLLAIGISGTSLDFVSRHAIFTPLIASLIELVAVWGWHLPSFRALSESMPLVRALEQASFLAAGLILWLSCFGGGGEERDQRRLGGTLGLLFTSMHMTLLGALLALSPRPLYGEGFVTCFGATLSAGQDQQVGGVVMLLVGAAVYLAGGVTLLARTLNAPQTAQAKEG